A portion of the Celeribacter baekdonensis genome contains these proteins:
- a CDS encoding GFA family protein, producing the protein MTHIKLPQTGSCRCGKVVIEVAKAPVMTSACHCRGCQKMSASAFSLTAMVPAEGFRVVSGEVVKGGLQGPELDHYVCSRCKTWMFTRITGFEALVNVRPTLFEVVEWTVPFIETMTCARLPWVCFPAQHSFERMPDPEEFPALLAGFAARA; encoded by the coding sequence ATGACACACATTAAACTGCCGCAAACCGGCTCATGTCGATGCGGTAAGGTGGTGATTGAGGTGGCAAAAGCCCCGGTCATGACCTCCGCCTGCCATTGCCGCGGCTGTCAGAAAATGAGCGCCAGCGCCTTTTCCTTGACCGCGATGGTGCCTGCTGAGGGCTTTCGCGTTGTCAGCGGCGAGGTGGTCAAGGGCGGTCTTCAAGGGCCTGAATTGGATCACTATGTCTGTTCCAGGTGCAAGACATGGATGTTCACCCGTATCACCGGCTTTGAGGCGCTGGTGAATGTGCGTCCGACCCTGTTTGAGGTCGTTGAGTGGACCGTGCCGTTCATCGAAACAATGACCTGTGCCCGGTTGCCTTGGGTGTGTTTCCCGGCCCAGCACAGCTTTGAGCGGATGCCCGATCCAGAGGAATTCCCGGCGCTGCTTGCCGGTTTTGCGGCACGCGCTTGA
- a CDS encoding MarR family winged helix-turn-helix transcriptional regulator produces the protein MEKGLVETDLTVRMRAVLEMLLAHGALSVPDIAAKLDIKRQYVQVMVNETLASGFTMQRPNPRHKRSSLLALTDRGRDLIKDITCQEMDLMRDLGTDFTDEDVATALRVVRAMTAKLKEMVEEQP, from the coding sequence GTGGAGAAGGGACTTGTCGAAACCGATCTGACGGTGCGGATGCGTGCCGTTTTGGAAATGCTGCTTGCGCATGGCGCGCTGTCCGTTCCCGATATTGCGGCAAAGCTCGACATCAAACGGCAGTATGTCCAAGTGATGGTGAACGAAACATTGGCGTCGGGCTTTACGATGCAACGTCCGAACCCTCGGCATAAACGATCTTCGCTTCTGGCGCTGACCGACCGCGGACGCGACTTGATCAAAGACATCACATGTCAGGAAATGGATTTGATGAGAGATCTTGGCACCGATTTCACAGACGAAGACGTTGCAACGGCTTTGAGGGTGGTCCGGGCGATGACGGCAAAACTGAAAGAGATGGTGGAGGAACAGCCATGA
- a CDS encoding cysteine hydrolase family protein — MTTLVYGIGAAVIAAFAWLVFGIIRIGAISRGKRLGDRTGTAVLLIDLQTVFWDRGPYSDTAKLAAKAVILEEVRAAKRMGHPVIAIRQEWSIPVTKMIARMAMRGQAVEGTLGTELAEPFAGLADHGLVKRVQDAFETGDLDPLLEKLGVGTLRIVGLDFNYCVLKTVLAARNRGYAVTVVKRGTLSGAPTEPAEHRMISAEVVLQ, encoded by the coding sequence ATGACGACGCTGGTTTATGGGATTGGTGCGGCGGTGATTGCCGCATTTGCTTGGCTTGTTTTCGGGATCATTCGCATTGGCGCGATCAGTCGCGGAAAGCGGCTTGGTGACCGGACGGGAACGGCCGTGCTGCTCATTGATCTTCAAACGGTCTTTTGGGATCGCGGTCCCTATTCTGACACCGCGAAATTGGCTGCCAAGGCTGTCATTCTGGAGGAAGTCAGGGCTGCAAAACGGATGGGCCATCCCGTTATTGCCATCCGCCAAGAGTGGTCGATCCCGGTGACCAAAATGATCGCCAGGATGGCAATGAGGGGACAAGCCGTCGAAGGCACGCTTGGCACCGAACTGGCCGAGCCCTTCGCCGGACTTGCCGACCACGGTCTCGTCAAGCGTGTCCAGGACGCTTTCGAGACAGGGGATCTCGACCCGCTCCTCGAAAAGCTGGGGGTCGGAACTCTGCGCATCGTTGGTTTGGATTTCAACTATTGCGTTCTGAAAACGGTCCTTGCGGCTCGGAACAGAGGCTATGCCGTGACAGTCGTCAAACGCGGCACCCTGTCTGGGGCACCGACCGAGCCAGCAGAGCACCGCATGATTTCGGCGGAGGTGGTGCTGCAATAG
- a CDS encoding glutamine-synthetase adenylyltransferase: protein MSDISAVSRRMTRLPRAYDPERGAEAAEAVAGLSKDEIALVEGAAGSAPYLHGLVLKEAVWLRPAFDDPMRALSDEVARIEALPFDQIDPGLRQAKRRIALLAALCDLGGVWALSDVTGSLSLLADRACHVAMRAHVAREIKRGKIPGQSEDDIESCGGMVALAMGKHGAAELNYSSDIDLICLFDESRFDGVDQMEARAGFIRATRRAMASLSDLTGDGYVFRTDLRLRPDPSVTPVCFSMDAAERYYESVGRTWERAAYIKARACAGDIAAGERFLNQLTPFVWRKHLDFNAIRETHDMRLKIRAHKGLGGALKLEGHNMKLGLGGIREIEFFAQTRQLIAGGRDPELRARGTVPALAKLAEKGWVEGEVAETLSRDYEAHREVEHRLQMLRDAQTHSLPNTPEEFDRLAALMGTTTEAMRADLRERCLRVHGLTEEFFAPGEAAPAPDLPPEQEEITKRWSTYPCLRTLRAQQIFDRLKPDLLARIQRLDRPVEALTHLDGFLAGLPAGVQLFALFEANPQLIDLILDIVSTAPHLARYLSRNASVLDAVIGGSFFAPWPGRAGITAELCEVLERAGDYERQLDTCRRWAKEWHFRVGVHQLRDLITADEAGAQYCDLAAACVAALYPRVVAEFSRKYGPPPGKGAMVLGMGSLGAGRLTAASDLDMIVIYDAGGVEASDGPRSLPARTYYARLTQALITAMTAQTAEGRLYEVDMRLRPSGKQGPVATSYESFENYQKNEAWVWEHLALTRGTAIAGDQALVTAVEEFRTEILTAPKDESRIRQETQEMRVRLAEAKPGSLWDPKNGPGRMMDIELSAEAAALISGAGCQDVYAQLRAGLDCGWWTEAEHALLSETYRLMWRLQSAARLLTGEKLDPEAVGEGGRAFLLRSNGAVSMAALSEEVAVRARAAAQTLDQVLARPACEG, encoded by the coding sequence ATGTCCGACATCAGCGCCGTGTCCCGTCGCATGACTCGCCTGCCGCGCGCCTATGACCCCGAACGCGGGGCCGAGGCCGCCGAGGCCGTGGCGGGTCTAAGCAAAGACGAAATCGCCCTCGTCGAGGGGGCCGCAGGTTCTGCGCCCTATCTGCATGGTTTGGTGTTGAAAGAGGCTGTGTGGTTGAGGCCCGCCTTTGATGATCCGATGCGCGCGCTTTCTGATGAAGTCGCCCGGATTGAGGCCTTGCCCTTTGATCAAATCGACCCCGGCCTGCGCCAAGCCAAACGGCGCATCGCGCTTTTGGCCGCACTCTGTGATTTGGGTGGGGTCTGGGCGCTGTCCGATGTCACCGGGTCGCTGTCTTTGTTGGCGGATCGGGCCTGTCATGTGGCGATGCGGGCGCATGTGGCGCGCGAAATCAAGCGGGGTAAGATCCCCGGACAGAGCGAAGACGACATCGAAAGCTGTGGCGGAATGGTGGCGCTGGCCATGGGCAAACATGGCGCGGCGGAGTTGAATTACTCCTCTGATATTGACCTGATTTGCCTGTTTGACGAAAGCCGATTTGACGGTGTGGATCAGATGGAAGCGCGCGCGGGTTTTATCCGCGCCACTCGCCGCGCCATGGCTTCGCTGTCGGATTTGACCGGCGACGGCTATGTGTTTCGCACCGATCTGCGGCTGCGCCCGGACCCCTCGGTGACGCCGGTGTGTTTTTCGATGGACGCCGCTGAGCGCTATTATGAAAGCGTCGGCCGAACTTGGGAACGCGCCGCCTATATCAAAGCCCGCGCCTGTGCTGGTGACATCGCGGCGGGGGAGCGGTTTTTGAACCAACTCACCCCCTTCGTGTGGCGCAAGCACCTTGATTTCAATGCCATCCGCGAGACCCATGATATGCGGTTGAAAATCCGCGCCCATAAGGGGTTGGGCGGGGCGCTGAAACTTGAAGGGCACAATATGAAATTGGGCCTTGGCGGCATTCGCGAGATCGAATTTTTCGCCCAGACCCGGCAATTGATCGCGGGCGGGCGTGACCCGGAACTGCGCGCGCGTGGCACCGTGCCAGCCTTGGCAAAACTGGCCGAAAAAGGCTGGGTTGAGGGGGAGGTGGCCGAGACGCTGAGCCGGGATTATGAGGCGCATCGCGAGGTCGAACACCGCCTGCAAATGCTGCGCGATGCTCAGACCCACAGCCTGCCCAACACGCCCGAAGAATTTGACCGTTTGGCCGCCCTGATGGGCACGACAACGGAGGCGATGCGCGCCGATCTGCGTGAGCGCTGCCTGCGGGTGCATGGGTTGACCGAGGAATTTTTTGCCCCCGGAGAGGCCGCCCCCGCGCCGGATTTGCCCCCCGAACAAGAGGAGATCACCAAGCGCTGGTCAACCTATCCCTGTCTGCGCACGCTGCGCGCGCAACAGATTTTCGATCGGCTCAAACCCGATCTTTTGGCGCGTATTCAACGGCTTGATCGCCCCGTAGAGGCGCTTACCCATCTGGACGGTTTCTTGGCCGGACTGCCCGCAGGCGTGCAACTTTTTGCGCTGTTTGAGGCCAATCCTCAGTTGATTGACCTGATCCTCGACATCGTTTCCACCGCACCGCATTTGGCCCGCTATCTGTCGCGCAACGCCAGCGTTTTGGATGCGGTCATTGGTGGGTCGTTTTTCGCGCCTTGGCCGGGGCGGGCGGGGATCACGGCGGAGTTGTGCGAGGTGTTGGAACGCGCCGGGGATTATGAGCGGCAACTCGACACCTGTCGTCGTTGGGCCAAGGAATGGCATTTCCGCGTCGGCGTGCATCAATTGCGTGATTTGATCACCGCAGATGAGGCCGGGGCGCAATATTGCGACCTCGCTGCGGCCTGTGTCGCCGCGCTTTATCCGCGGGTTGTGGCGGAGTTTTCGCGCAAATATGGCCCGCCACCGGGCAAGGGTGCGATGGTTTTGGGCATGGGCTCATTGGGCGCGGGGCGTCTGACAGCGGCCTCTGATCTGGACATGATCGTGATCTATGATGCGGGGGGCGTTGAGGCCTCTGACGGCCCACGGTCCTTGCCCGCGCGCACCTATTACGCGCGCCTGACCCAAGCCTTGATCACCGCCATGACGGCGCAAACCGCCGAGGGGCGGCTTTATGAGGTCGATATGCGCCTGCGGCCTTCGGGCAAACAGGGGCCTGTGGCGACCTCTTATGAAAGCTTTGAAAACTATCAGAAAAACGAGGCTTGGGTCTGGGAACATCTGGCCTTGACGCGGGGGACGGCGATTGCGGGGGATCAGGCTTTGGTCACTGCCGTTGAAGAGTTTCGCACTGAAATCCTCACAGCGCCAAAAGATGAATCCCGCATTCGGCAAGAGACGCAAGAGATGCGGGTGCGCTTGGCCGAGGCCAAACCCGGCTCGCTTTGGGACCCGAAAAACGGTCCCGGTCGGATGATGGATATTGAGCTGAGTGCGGAGGCCGCAGCCTTGATCTCAGGCGCGGGCTGTCAAGATGTCTATGCGCAATTGCGTGCCGGGTTGGACTGTGGCTGGTGGACCGAGGCGGAACATGCGTTGCTCAGTGAGACC
- a CDS encoding YbaK/EbsC family protein — protein MSKSLKRVETALKQAGHAIHILEMDGSTRTPVEAAAQAGCAVDQIAKSIVFKGVKSGAICVFITPGGRQVDMALAAQVAGEALARADGKEVRNATGFAIGGVSPVGHLTPPHVFFDPALLAFDTVWAAAGTPRHIFEIAPADLATVAQARMAAFTC, from the coding sequence ATGTCCAAAAGCCTGAAACGTGTCGAAACAGCACTCAAGCAGGCAGGCCACGCGATCCATATTTTAGAGATGGACGGCTCCACCCGCACCCCAGTGGAGGCGGCGGCGCAGGCGGGCTGTGCCGTCGATCAAATCGCCAAATCCATCGTCTTTAAAGGCGTGAAAAGTGGTGCGATCTGCGTGTTTATCACGCCGGGCGGGCGTCAGGTGGACATGGCCTTGGCTGCACAGGTGGCAGGCGAAGCCTTGGCCCGCGCCGACGGCAAAGAGGTCCGCAACGCCACGGGATTCGCGATTGGTGGCGTCTCGCCCGTCGGGCATTTGACCCCGCCACATGTGTTTTTCGACCCGGCTTTGTTGGCATTTGACACGGTTTGGGCCGCCGCAGGCACACCGCGCCATATCTTTGAAATCGCGCCTGCAGATTTGGCAACGGTTGCGCAGGCGCGGATGGCCGCCTTCACCTGTTGA